Proteins encoded within one genomic window of Setaria italica strain Yugu1 chromosome IV, Setaria_italica_v2.0, whole genome shotgun sequence:
- the LOC101759480 gene encoding zinc finger CCCH domain-containing protein 43-like yields the protein MYAFWLYANKQSGLGWGRGTVVADDAWWKKHTKNHGEWRKLRYGPPDNLDELQVMFQNIAVDGSSSCIPGEQVIESDEGDEGDVGDRSPERTLPRKRCRSTSTTATSPRKRTKSPMVKVMKGIWETMQENCAVAQKALQGDYIFESVQHCMRLAVESGAVEGTDEHFMASKLFVKTEHRAVFLSLTTKEGRLAWLKRWCQEKKSK from the exons ATGTATGCCTTCTGGTTGTATGCAAACAAACAGAGTGGACTTGGATGGGGTAGGGGCACGGTCGTGGCAGATGACGCTTGGTGGAAAAAGCACACAAAG AATCATGGCGAATGGAGGAAGCTGCGATATGGGCCTCCAGATAATCTAGATGAGCTTCAAGTGATGTTTCAGAATATTGCGGTGGATGGGTCATCTTCTTGCATACCTGGCGAACAGGTAATTGAAAGTGATGAAGGTGATGAAGGTGATGTTGGTGACAGGAGTCCTGAACGTACCCTTCCTAGAaagcggtgcaggagtactagCACTACTGCAACTAGCCCGAGGAAGAGGACAAAGAGTCCTATGGTGAAGGTAATGAAGGGGATATGGGAGACTATGCAAGAAAATTGTGCTGTTGCTCAGAAGGCATTGCAGGGGGACTACATTTTCGAATCTGTACAACACTGTATGCGTTTGGCGGTAGAGAGTGGGGCAGTTGAAGGAACTGATGAGCATTTTATGGCTAGCAAATTATTTGTGAAAACAGAGCATCGTGCCGTGTTTCTCAGTTTGACCACCAAAGAAGGAAGGCTAGCCTGGTTGAAGAGGTGGTGCCAGGAGAAGAAAAGCAAGTAG
- the LOC101759075 gene encoding probable N-acetyltransferase HLS1 yields the protein MGAMDGEKVVVFRVREFDMERDLAAVEELERRCQVGLCGDAADGNDGGKRKTKKKKRGMSLSVEQVGDPLARVRHAPEHVMLVAEYGEEQEMVGIIKACVKTVARGGGGGKKPSSASSSPEKRQPPAYVKVACLLGLRVSPSHRRLGIATALVERAEEWCRARGAAHATMATTASNAASLALFTGRFGYAPFRRPEFLGRPVHAHRLAIPSGHRVFQLPPELAAAAYARLLPPEAAEFLPADMPALLAHKLTLGTFVAIESNPDPSLPPSFAVLSVWDSTRSMRLRVRGAPALLRASLAALRALDRGAPWMRVPSIPDIFRPFGAYLLYGLHMSGPAGPALLRSLCHHAHNVARKNPVCAVVAADVAPDDPAAAAVPRWRRFSCDEDVWCIKNLDNNADDDWAVPAPPGTVLFVDPREF from the exons ATGGGAGCGATGGATGGAGAGAAGGTGGTGGTGTTCAGAGTGAGGGAGTTCGACATGGAGAGGGACCTGGCGGCGGTCGAGGAGCTCGAGCGCCGGTGCCAGGTCGGCCTGTGCGGCGACGCCGCCGATGGCAACGACGGTGGcaagaggaagacgaagaagaagaagaggggcaTGTCCCTCTCCGTCGAGCAGGTCGGCGACCCGCTGGCGAGGGTCCGCCACGCGCCGGAGCACGTCATGCTG GTTGCCGAGTATGGTGAAGAGCAGGAGATGGTCGGGATCATCAAGGCCTGCGTGAAGACGGTGgccagaggcggcggcggcggcaagaaaccttcttctgcttcctccaGCCCGGAGAAGCGGCAGCCGCCGGCGTACGTGAAGGTGGCCTGCCTCCTCGGCCTCAGGGTCTCCCCGTCTCACAG GCGGCTGGGGATCGCGACGGCGCTGGTGGAGCGCGCGGAGGAGTGGTGCcgtgcgcgcggcgcggcgcacgcgACGATGGCGACGACGGCGTCCAACGCGGCGTCGCTGGCGCTGTTCACGGGGCGGTTCGGGTACGCGCCGTTCCGGCGGCCGGAGTTCCTGGGCCGGCCTGTGCACGCGCACCGCCTGGCCATCCCGAGCGGGCACCGCGTGTTCCAGCTGCCGCCGGAGCTGGCGGCCGCGGCCTACGCGCGCCTGCTCCCGCCGGAGGCCGCGGAGTTTCTCCCCGCCGACATGCCGGCCCTCCTGGCCCACAAGCTTACGCTGGGCACCTTCGTGGCCATCGAGAGCAACCCGGACCCGTCCCTCCCGCCGTCGTTCGCCGTGCTCAGCGTCTGGGACTCCACCCGCTCCATGCGCCTCCGCGtgcgcggcgcgccggcgctgctccgcgcgtcgctcgccgcgctccgggCGCTCGACCGCGGCGCGCCGTGGATGCGGGTCCCATCCATCCCTGACATCTTCCGCCCCTTCGGCGCCTACCTCCTCTACGGCCTCCACATGTCCGGCCCGGCCGGTCCCGCCCTGCTCCGCTCCCTCTGCCACCACGCCCACAACGTCGCCCGCAAGAACCCGGTctgcgccgtcgtcgccgccgacgtcgcgcccgacgacccggccgccgccgccgtcccgcgctGGCGCCGCTTCTCCTGCGACGAGGACGTCTGGTGCATCAAGAACCTCGACAACAATGCCGACGACGACtgggcggtgccggcgccgcccggcacGGTGCTGTTCGTCGACCCCCGCGAGTTTTGA